Proteins encoded together in one Falco biarmicus isolate bFalBia1 chromosome 4, bFalBia1.pri, whole genome shotgun sequence window:
- the ERI2 gene encoding ERI1 exoribonuclease 2 isoform X2: protein MATKRLARRLGLARSSGRARSGGRPAAGQRFGYLIVLDFEATCWRDGRRRGPEIVLLNTSTGEIESEFHTYVQPQEHPILSEFCTELTGITQDQVDEGVPLNICLSQFMKWIQKMQKEKKIIFTTDIQSNATPEAKACTFVTWTDWDLGVCLQYECKRKQLRKPDILNSWIDLKATYRAFYNRKPKGLSGALQDLGIAFAGREHSGLDDSRNTARLAWRLICDGCVLKVTKSLDKVHPKNNLISRTLTVNFTDKTPLGSNSRPETSRAGTCKTNSLAEENQNGVAGIKINSNVQTEEQQTTCTDSSADVHAVPSGSSRTELNAQSRSSSTVSTGRFAVLERAQQSPNVATASAGIWQGLSKGQPLSTARYSPPGHGSGLVLFSTTISSVNISNEDISTSSDCLSLLTDWEDVALIPESQYEQNSDCVQFKDDSSTDILTVFEEKTASKQSAAMSSDNQSLEKTVAPVEPLKSIIYKSPDTTIYNVGMVQKQTSDFSAFKLPSAKVNAIPAQSALTGNYSTPSEVPKRKPTSPKTFPPAKKQSFAIYQEKTASFDHSLPLRSSKLPQVPPVVPNSAVNSNRSVTAVKNGKATPPLCNCGRRAKKLYVSSAGPNHDKAFFCCPVGKHEGSKKGCGYFKWEYAFLKEKSNGLAVNAGALTSLGTVASNLGTSSNKKYLCLRPSMRT from the exons ATGGCCACCAAGCGCCTGGCCAG GCGGCTGGGGCTGGCGCGGAGCAGCgggcgggcgcggagcggcgggcggccggcggcggggcagcgctTCGGGTACCTGATCGTCCTGGACTTCGAGGCCACCTGCTGGCGGGacgggcggcggcgcgggcccGAGATCG TCCTGTTAAACACTTCGACGGGAGAGATTGAATCGGAATTCCACACGTATGTCCAGCCACAGGAGCATCCTATTCTCTCTGAATTTTGTACAGAACTAACGGGCATAACACAG GATCAAGTTGATGAAGGGGTCCCTCTAAACATTTGTCTATCACAGTTCATGAAATGGATTCAAAAGAtgcaaaaggagaagaaaatcatATTCACTACAGATATTCAAAGTAATGCTACTCCAGAAGCAAAAGCATGTACCTTTGTTACTTGGACAG ATTGGGACCTGGGTGTGTGCTTGCAGTATGAGTGTAAAAGGAAGCAGCTACGaaaacctgacattttaaaTTCCTGGATTGATCTCAAAGCAACATACAGG gccTTCTATAATAGGAAGCCTAAAGGGCTAAGTGGTGCTTTGCAGGATTTGGGCATAGCTTTTGCAGGACGGGAACATTCTG GGTTGGATGATTCTCGGAATACTGCCCGTCTTGCTTGGAGGCTGATTTGTGATGGATGTGTGCTGAAGGTTACTAAATCTTTGGATAAG GTACATccaaagaacaatttaatttccAGAACATTGACTGTAAACTTCACTGACAAGACTCCACTGGGAAGTAACAGCAGACCTGAAACATCTAGAGCTGGAACTTGTAAAACAAATTCTCTGGCTGAGGAAAACCAGAATGGTGTTGCTGGAATTAAGATAAATTCTAATGTACAAACTGAGGAACAACAGACCACTTGCACAGATTCCTCTGCAGATGTCCACGCTGTACCTAGTGGCAGCTCAAGGACTGAGTTAAATGCTCAATCCCGAAGCTCTTCAACCGTATCTACTGGCAGATTTGCTGTTCTTGAGCGGGCACAGCAATCTCCCAATGTTGCTACTGCATCAGCAGGCATTTGGCAAGGACTGAGCAAAGGGCAGCCTCTGAGCACAGCCAGATATAGCCCTCCAGGACATGGATCAGGACTAGTGCTCTTCTCAACTACCATCTCCTCAGTTAATATCTCCAATGAGGATATCAGTACCAGTTCTGATTGCTTATCTCTGCTGACTGACTGGGAGGATGTCGCTTTAATACCAGAATCTCAGTATGAACAAAATTCGGACTGTGTTCAATTCAAAGATGACTCAAGTACAGATATTTTAAcagtgtttgaagaaaaaacagcttcaaAACAATCAGCTGCAATGAGTTCAGATAATCAAAGTTTGGAGAAAACTGTAGCACCCGTGGAACCTCTGAAATCGATTATTTACAAAAGTCCTGATACTACGATCTATAATGTAGGAATGGTACAAAAGCagacttcagatttttcagcttttaagtTACCATCTGCAAAAGTAAATGCTATTCCAGCACAATCTGCATTAACTGGAAATTATTCTACTCCTTCGGAGGTTCCTAAAAGAAAGCCAACTAGTCCAAAAACATTCCCACCAGCAAAAAAACAGTCCTTTGCTATATATCAAGAGAAAACTGCATCTTTTGATCATTCCTTACCTTTAAGAAGTTCAAAGTTGCCCCAAGTGCCTCCTGTCGTTCCGAACTCTGCAGTCAATTCAAATCGGTCTgtaacagctgtgaaaaatggaaaagcaactCCCCCTTTGTGTAACTGCGGTCGAAGAGCTAAAAAACTGTATGTGTCAAGTGCCGGTCCAAATCAtgacaaagcatttttttgttgtccTGTTGGCAAGCATGAAGGTAGTAAGAAAGGCTGTGGATACTTCAAGTGGGAATatgcatttctgaaagagaaatctAATGGTCTCGCCGTGAATGCAGGTGCTTTGACCTCTCTTGGAACTGTTGCTAGTAATTTAGGAACTTCTtccaataaaaaatatttgtgtcttAGACCCTCTATGAGAACTTGA
- the ERI2 gene encoding ERI1 exoribonuclease 2 isoform X4: protein MKWIQKMQKEKKIIFTTDIQSNATPEAKACTFVTWTDWDLGVCLQYECKRKQLRKPDILNSWIDLKATYRAFYNRKPKGLSGALQDLGIAFAGREHSGLDDSRNTARLAWRLICDGCVLKVTKSLDKVHPKNNLISRTLTVNFTDKTPLGSNSRPETSRAGTCKTNSLAEENQNGVAGIKINSNVQTEEQQTTCTDSSADVHAVPSGSSRTELNAQSRSSSTVSTGRFAVLERAQQSPNVATASAGIWQGLSKGQPLSTARYSPPGHGSGLVLFSTTISSVNISNEDISTSSDCLSLLTDWEDVALIPESQYEQNSDCVQFKDDSSTDILTVFEEKTASKQSAAMSSDNQSLEKTVAPVEPLKSIIYKSPDTTIYNVGMVQKQTSDFSAFKLPSAKVNAIPAQSALTGNYSTPSEVPKRKPTSPKTFPPAKKQSFAIYQEKTASFDHSLPLRSSKLPQVPPVVPNSAVNSNRSVTAVKNGKATPPLCNCGRRAKKLYVSSAGPNHDKAFFCCPVGKHEGSKKGCGYFKWEYAFLKEKSNGLAVNAGALTSLGTVASNLGTSSNKKYLCLRPSMRT, encoded by the exons ATGAAATGGATTCAAAAGAtgcaaaaggagaagaaaatcatATTCACTACAGATATTCAAAGTAATGCTACTCCAGAAGCAAAAGCATGTACCTTTGTTACTTGGACAG ATTGGGACCTGGGTGTGTGCTTGCAGTATGAGTGTAAAAGGAAGCAGCTACGaaaacctgacattttaaaTTCCTGGATTGATCTCAAAGCAACATACAGG gccTTCTATAATAGGAAGCCTAAAGGGCTAAGTGGTGCTTTGCAGGATTTGGGCATAGCTTTTGCAGGACGGGAACATTCTG GGTTGGATGATTCTCGGAATACTGCCCGTCTTGCTTGGAGGCTGATTTGTGATGGATGTGTGCTGAAGGTTACTAAATCTTTGGATAAG GTACATccaaagaacaatttaatttccAGAACATTGACTGTAAACTTCACTGACAAGACTCCACTGGGAAGTAACAGCAGACCTGAAACATCTAGAGCTGGAACTTGTAAAACAAATTCTCTGGCTGAGGAAAACCAGAATGGTGTTGCTGGAATTAAGATAAATTCTAATGTACAAACTGAGGAACAACAGACCACTTGCACAGATTCCTCTGCAGATGTCCACGCTGTACCTAGTGGCAGCTCAAGGACTGAGTTAAATGCTCAATCCCGAAGCTCTTCAACCGTATCTACTGGCAGATTTGCTGTTCTTGAGCGGGCACAGCAATCTCCCAATGTTGCTACTGCATCAGCAGGCATTTGGCAAGGACTGAGCAAAGGGCAGCCTCTGAGCACAGCCAGATATAGCCCTCCAGGACATGGATCAGGACTAGTGCTCTTCTCAACTACCATCTCCTCAGTTAATATCTCCAATGAGGATATCAGTACCAGTTCTGATTGCTTATCTCTGCTGACTGACTGGGAGGATGTCGCTTTAATACCAGAATCTCAGTATGAACAAAATTCGGACTGTGTTCAATTCAAAGATGACTCAAGTACAGATATTTTAAcagtgtttgaagaaaaaacagcttcaaAACAATCAGCTGCAATGAGTTCAGATAATCAAAGTTTGGAGAAAACTGTAGCACCCGTGGAACCTCTGAAATCGATTATTTACAAAAGTCCTGATACTACGATCTATAATGTAGGAATGGTACAAAAGCagacttcagatttttcagcttttaagtTACCATCTGCAAAAGTAAATGCTATTCCAGCACAATCTGCATTAACTGGAAATTATTCTACTCCTTCGGAGGTTCCTAAAAGAAAGCCAACTAGTCCAAAAACATTCCCACCAGCAAAAAAACAGTCCTTTGCTATATATCAAGAGAAAACTGCATCTTTTGATCATTCCTTACCTTTAAGAAGTTCAAAGTTGCCCCAAGTGCCTCCTGTCGTTCCGAACTCTGCAGTCAATTCAAATCGGTCTgtaacagctgtgaaaaatggaaaagcaactCCCCCTTTGTGTAACTGCGGTCGAAGAGCTAAAAAACTGTATGTGTCAAGTGCCGGTCCAAATCAtgacaaagcatttttttgttgtccTGTTGGCAAGCATGAAGGTAGTAAGAAAGGCTGTGGATACTTCAAGTGGGAATatgcatttctgaaagagaaatctAATGGTCTCGCCGTGAATGCAGGTGCTTTGACCTCTCTTGGAACTGTTGCTAGTAATTTAGGAACTTCTtccaataaaaaatatttgtgtcttAGACCCTCTATGAGAACTTGA
- the ERI2 gene encoding ERI1 exoribonuclease 2 isoform X3, translated as MATKRLARRLGLARSSGRARSGGRPAAGQRFGYLIVLDFEATCWRDGRRRGPEIVEFPAVLLNTSTGEIESEFHTYVQPQEHPILSEFCTELTGITQFMKWIQKMQKEKKIIFTTDIQSNATPEAKACTFVTWTDWDLGVCLQYECKRKQLRKPDILNSWIDLKATYRAFYNRKPKGLSGALQDLGIAFAGREHSGLDDSRNTARLAWRLICDGCVLKVTKSLDKVHPKNNLISRTLTVNFTDKTPLGSNSRPETSRAGTCKTNSLAEENQNGVAGIKINSNVQTEEQQTTCTDSSADVHAVPSGSSRTELNAQSRSSSTVSTGRFAVLERAQQSPNVATASAGIWQGLSKGQPLSTARYSPPGHGSGLVLFSTTISSVNISNEDISTSSDCLSLLTDWEDVALIPESQYEQNSDCVQFKDDSSTDILTVFEEKTASKQSAAMSSDNQSLEKTVAPVEPLKSIIYKSPDTTIYNVGMVQKQTSDFSAFKLPSAKVNAIPAQSALTGNYSTPSEVPKRKPTSPKTFPPAKKQSFAIYQEKTASFDHSLPLRSSKLPQVPPVVPNSAVNSNRSVTAVKNGKATPPLCNCGRRAKKLYVSSAGPNHDKAFFCCPVGKHEGSKKGCGYFKWEYAFLKEKSNGLAVNAGALTSLGTVASNLGTSSNKKYLCLRPSMRT; from the exons ATGGCCACCAAGCGCCTGGCCAG GCGGCTGGGGCTGGCGCGGAGCAGCgggcgggcgcggagcggcgggcggccggcggcggggcagcgctTCGGGTACCTGATCGTCCTGGACTTCGAGGCCACCTGCTGGCGGGacgggcggcggcgcgggcccGAGATCG TCGAATTCCCAGCAGTCCTGTTAAACACTTCGACGGGAGAGATTGAATCGGAATTCCACACGTATGTCCAGCCACAGGAGCATCCTATTCTCTCTGAATTTTGTACAGAACTAACGGGCATAACACAG TTCATGAAATGGATTCAAAAGAtgcaaaaggagaagaaaatcatATTCACTACAGATATTCAAAGTAATGCTACTCCAGAAGCAAAAGCATGTACCTTTGTTACTTGGACAG ATTGGGACCTGGGTGTGTGCTTGCAGTATGAGTGTAAAAGGAAGCAGCTACGaaaacctgacattttaaaTTCCTGGATTGATCTCAAAGCAACATACAGG gccTTCTATAATAGGAAGCCTAAAGGGCTAAGTGGTGCTTTGCAGGATTTGGGCATAGCTTTTGCAGGACGGGAACATTCTG GGTTGGATGATTCTCGGAATACTGCCCGTCTTGCTTGGAGGCTGATTTGTGATGGATGTGTGCTGAAGGTTACTAAATCTTTGGATAAG GTACATccaaagaacaatttaatttccAGAACATTGACTGTAAACTTCACTGACAAGACTCCACTGGGAAGTAACAGCAGACCTGAAACATCTAGAGCTGGAACTTGTAAAACAAATTCTCTGGCTGAGGAAAACCAGAATGGTGTTGCTGGAATTAAGATAAATTCTAATGTACAAACTGAGGAACAACAGACCACTTGCACAGATTCCTCTGCAGATGTCCACGCTGTACCTAGTGGCAGCTCAAGGACTGAGTTAAATGCTCAATCCCGAAGCTCTTCAACCGTATCTACTGGCAGATTTGCTGTTCTTGAGCGGGCACAGCAATCTCCCAATGTTGCTACTGCATCAGCAGGCATTTGGCAAGGACTGAGCAAAGGGCAGCCTCTGAGCACAGCCAGATATAGCCCTCCAGGACATGGATCAGGACTAGTGCTCTTCTCAACTACCATCTCCTCAGTTAATATCTCCAATGAGGATATCAGTACCAGTTCTGATTGCTTATCTCTGCTGACTGACTGGGAGGATGTCGCTTTAATACCAGAATCTCAGTATGAACAAAATTCGGACTGTGTTCAATTCAAAGATGACTCAAGTACAGATATTTTAAcagtgtttgaagaaaaaacagcttcaaAACAATCAGCTGCAATGAGTTCAGATAATCAAAGTTTGGAGAAAACTGTAGCACCCGTGGAACCTCTGAAATCGATTATTTACAAAAGTCCTGATACTACGATCTATAATGTAGGAATGGTACAAAAGCagacttcagatttttcagcttttaagtTACCATCTGCAAAAGTAAATGCTATTCCAGCACAATCTGCATTAACTGGAAATTATTCTACTCCTTCGGAGGTTCCTAAAAGAAAGCCAACTAGTCCAAAAACATTCCCACCAGCAAAAAAACAGTCCTTTGCTATATATCAAGAGAAAACTGCATCTTTTGATCATTCCTTACCTTTAAGAAGTTCAAAGTTGCCCCAAGTGCCTCCTGTCGTTCCGAACTCTGCAGTCAATTCAAATCGGTCTgtaacagctgtgaaaaatggaaaagcaactCCCCCTTTGTGTAACTGCGGTCGAAGAGCTAAAAAACTGTATGTGTCAAGTGCCGGTCCAAATCAtgacaaagcatttttttgttgtccTGTTGGCAAGCATGAAGGTAGTAAGAAAGGCTGTGGATACTTCAAGTGGGAATatgcatttctgaaagagaaatctAATGGTCTCGCCGTGAATGCAGGTGCTTTGACCTCTCTTGGAACTGTTGCTAGTAATTTAGGAACTTCTtccaataaaaaatatttgtgtcttAGACCCTCTATGAGAACTTGA
- the ERI2 gene encoding ERI1 exoribonuclease 2 isoform X1 gives MATKRLARRLGLARSSGRARSGGRPAAGQRFGYLIVLDFEATCWRDGRRRGPEIVEFPAVLLNTSTGEIESEFHTYVQPQEHPILSEFCTELTGITQDQVDEGVPLNICLSQFMKWIQKMQKEKKIIFTTDIQSNATPEAKACTFVTWTDWDLGVCLQYECKRKQLRKPDILNSWIDLKATYRAFYNRKPKGLSGALQDLGIAFAGREHSGLDDSRNTARLAWRLICDGCVLKVTKSLDKVHPKNNLISRTLTVNFTDKTPLGSNSRPETSRAGTCKTNSLAEENQNGVAGIKINSNVQTEEQQTTCTDSSADVHAVPSGSSRTELNAQSRSSSTVSTGRFAVLERAQQSPNVATASAGIWQGLSKGQPLSTARYSPPGHGSGLVLFSTTISSVNISNEDISTSSDCLSLLTDWEDVALIPESQYEQNSDCVQFKDDSSTDILTVFEEKTASKQSAAMSSDNQSLEKTVAPVEPLKSIIYKSPDTTIYNVGMVQKQTSDFSAFKLPSAKVNAIPAQSALTGNYSTPSEVPKRKPTSPKTFPPAKKQSFAIYQEKTASFDHSLPLRSSKLPQVPPVVPNSAVNSNRSVTAVKNGKATPPLCNCGRRAKKLYVSSAGPNHDKAFFCCPVGKHEGSKKGCGYFKWEYAFLKEKSNGLAVNAGALTSLGTVASNLGTSSNKKYLCLRPSMRT, from the exons ATGGCCACCAAGCGCCTGGCCAG GCGGCTGGGGCTGGCGCGGAGCAGCgggcgggcgcggagcggcgggcggccggcggcggggcagcgctTCGGGTACCTGATCGTCCTGGACTTCGAGGCCACCTGCTGGCGGGacgggcggcggcgcgggcccGAGATCG TCGAATTCCCAGCAGTCCTGTTAAACACTTCGACGGGAGAGATTGAATCGGAATTCCACACGTATGTCCAGCCACAGGAGCATCCTATTCTCTCTGAATTTTGTACAGAACTAACGGGCATAACACAG GATCAAGTTGATGAAGGGGTCCCTCTAAACATTTGTCTATCACAGTTCATGAAATGGATTCAAAAGAtgcaaaaggagaagaaaatcatATTCACTACAGATATTCAAAGTAATGCTACTCCAGAAGCAAAAGCATGTACCTTTGTTACTTGGACAG ATTGGGACCTGGGTGTGTGCTTGCAGTATGAGTGTAAAAGGAAGCAGCTACGaaaacctgacattttaaaTTCCTGGATTGATCTCAAAGCAACATACAGG gccTTCTATAATAGGAAGCCTAAAGGGCTAAGTGGTGCTTTGCAGGATTTGGGCATAGCTTTTGCAGGACGGGAACATTCTG GGTTGGATGATTCTCGGAATACTGCCCGTCTTGCTTGGAGGCTGATTTGTGATGGATGTGTGCTGAAGGTTACTAAATCTTTGGATAAG GTACATccaaagaacaatttaatttccAGAACATTGACTGTAAACTTCACTGACAAGACTCCACTGGGAAGTAACAGCAGACCTGAAACATCTAGAGCTGGAACTTGTAAAACAAATTCTCTGGCTGAGGAAAACCAGAATGGTGTTGCTGGAATTAAGATAAATTCTAATGTACAAACTGAGGAACAACAGACCACTTGCACAGATTCCTCTGCAGATGTCCACGCTGTACCTAGTGGCAGCTCAAGGACTGAGTTAAATGCTCAATCCCGAAGCTCTTCAACCGTATCTACTGGCAGATTTGCTGTTCTTGAGCGGGCACAGCAATCTCCCAATGTTGCTACTGCATCAGCAGGCATTTGGCAAGGACTGAGCAAAGGGCAGCCTCTGAGCACAGCCAGATATAGCCCTCCAGGACATGGATCAGGACTAGTGCTCTTCTCAACTACCATCTCCTCAGTTAATATCTCCAATGAGGATATCAGTACCAGTTCTGATTGCTTATCTCTGCTGACTGACTGGGAGGATGTCGCTTTAATACCAGAATCTCAGTATGAACAAAATTCGGACTGTGTTCAATTCAAAGATGACTCAAGTACAGATATTTTAAcagtgtttgaagaaaaaacagcttcaaAACAATCAGCTGCAATGAGTTCAGATAATCAAAGTTTGGAGAAAACTGTAGCACCCGTGGAACCTCTGAAATCGATTATTTACAAAAGTCCTGATACTACGATCTATAATGTAGGAATGGTACAAAAGCagacttcagatttttcagcttttaagtTACCATCTGCAAAAGTAAATGCTATTCCAGCACAATCTGCATTAACTGGAAATTATTCTACTCCTTCGGAGGTTCCTAAAAGAAAGCCAACTAGTCCAAAAACATTCCCACCAGCAAAAAAACAGTCCTTTGCTATATATCAAGAGAAAACTGCATCTTTTGATCATTCCTTACCTTTAAGAAGTTCAAAGTTGCCCCAAGTGCCTCCTGTCGTTCCGAACTCTGCAGTCAATTCAAATCGGTCTgtaacagctgtgaaaaatggaaaagcaactCCCCCTTTGTGTAACTGCGGTCGAAGAGCTAAAAAACTGTATGTGTCAAGTGCCGGTCCAAATCAtgacaaagcatttttttgttgtccTGTTGGCAAGCATGAAGGTAGTAAGAAAGGCTGTGGATACTTCAAGTGGGAATatgcatttctgaaagagaaatctAATGGTCTCGCCGTGAATGCAGGTGCTTTGACCTCTCTTGGAACTGTTGCTAGTAATTTAGGAACTTCTtccaataaaaaatatttgtgtcttAGACCCTCTATGAGAACTTGA